From one Rhopalosiphum padi isolate XX-2018 chromosome 2, ASM2088224v1, whole genome shotgun sequence genomic stretch:
- the LOC132919560 gene encoding uncharacterized protein LOC132919560 isoform X1: MKIYLIGSSLCIATMAACMDMTGRECGDLGPPPSILDMPPPPMPSFLAAVPSDQSGSNESNSPNKEMLMETNELEPGKPCKSVCDTDQGVGFVELPQQGDQSELIANLIDSIKHNILYYTKRPIIETYSWWMLLSTCLLGVMLVGTVILVVIVRLRDKKRWNKSDFSPEPKKSPPLYDTIDISPKTFWATLSPTGNIDTTATTRRPVHHHPQTIANPNFENGAYYPYEQQHEYQQITTIRRAIPEYQTIRPHVSSPTRIEHPNMPPLNLYRSIRRISDLESP; this comes from the exons ATGAAGATTTACTTAATCGGGTCGAGCCTGTGCATAGCCACGATGGCCGCTTGTATGGACATGACCGGCCGCGAATGCGGTGATCTAGGTCCGCCGCCGTCGATACTGGACATGCCACCGCCTCCGATGCCATCATTTTTAGCCGCCGTCCCGAGCGATCAATCTGGCAGCAATGAATCAAACTCGCCAAACAAAGAGATGTTGATGGAAACCAACGAACTGGAACCTGGCAAACCGTGCAAATCCGTGTGCGATACGGATCAAGGGGTGGGATTTGTCGAGTTACCGCAGCAAG gtGACCAATCCGAGTTAATTGCCAATTTAATCGATTCgattaagcataatatattatactatacaaaaa GACCTATTATCGAGACATACTCCTGGTGGATGCTGCTATCCACATGTTTGCTCGGAGTGATGCTGGTCGGGACTGTTATATTAGTGGTGATCGTCCGGCTGAGAGA TAAGAAACGTTGGAACAAATCGGACTTCAGTCCGGAACCAAAGAAGAGTCCCCCACTGTACGACACGATCGACATATCGCCAAAGACGTTTTGGGCTACGTTGTCGCCCACGGGCAACATCGACACGACAGCCACAACTCGGCGACCCGTGCACCACCATCCGCAGACCATAGCCAACCCGAACTTCGAGAACGGCGCCTACTATCCGTACGAGCAGCAACACGAATACCAGCAGATCACCACCATCCGCCGCGCCATACCCGAGTACCAGACCATCAGACCCCACGTATCGTCACCCACGCGCATCGAACATCCAAACATGCCGCCGTTGAATTTGTATAGGTCGATACGTCGGATTTCGGATTTGGAATCGCCGTGA
- the LOC132919560 gene encoding uncharacterized protein LOC132919560 isoform X2, with protein sequence MKIYLIGSSLCIATMAACMDMTGRECGDLGPPPSILDMPPPPMPSFLAAVPSDQSGSNESNSPNKEMLMETNELEPGKPCKSVCDTDQGVGFVELPQQGPIIETYSWWMLLSTCLLGVMLVGTVILVVIVRLRDKKRWNKSDFSPEPKKSPPLYDTIDISPKTFWATLSPTGNIDTTATTRRPVHHHPQTIANPNFENGAYYPYEQQHEYQQITTIRRAIPEYQTIRPHVSSPTRIEHPNMPPLNLYRSIRRISDLESP encoded by the exons ATGAAGATTTACTTAATCGGGTCGAGCCTGTGCATAGCCACGATGGCCGCTTGTATGGACATGACCGGCCGCGAATGCGGTGATCTAGGTCCGCCGCCGTCGATACTGGACATGCCACCGCCTCCGATGCCATCATTTTTAGCCGCCGTCCCGAGCGATCAATCTGGCAGCAATGAATCAAACTCGCCAAACAAAGAGATGTTGATGGAAACCAACGAACTGGAACCTGGCAAACCGTGCAAATCCGTGTGCGATACGGATCAAGGGGTGGGATTTGTCGAGTTACCGCAGCAAG GACCTATTATCGAGACATACTCCTGGTGGATGCTGCTATCCACATGTTTGCTCGGAGTGATGCTGGTCGGGACTGTTATATTAGTGGTGATCGTCCGGCTGAGAGA TAAGAAACGTTGGAACAAATCGGACTTCAGTCCGGAACCAAAGAAGAGTCCCCCACTGTACGACACGATCGACATATCGCCAAAGACGTTTTGGGCTACGTTGTCGCCCACGGGCAACATCGACACGACAGCCACAACTCGGCGACCCGTGCACCACCATCCGCAGACCATAGCCAACCCGAACTTCGAGAACGGCGCCTACTATCCGTACGAGCAGCAACACGAATACCAGCAGATCACCACCATCCGCCGCGCCATACCCGAGTACCAGACCATCAGACCCCACGTATCGTCACCCACGCGCATCGAACATCCAAACATGCCGCCGTTGAATTTGTATAGGTCGATACGTCGGATTTCGGATTTGGAATCGCCGTGA